The genomic window CAAAGTCAAGTTGCCTTTTCTACTAAAATTCCTTTAGATGAAAGGTTTCTCACCTAAATGGTGCTTATAGGTGGACCAATTCATCAAGGGGGGAGTGTAGCGATCAAAGTCAATGATTGTATCGATCCATACTTCCAAACTAAAAAAGGATTATGTTAGGGGGACCCACTCTCTCTAATTTTGTTTAACATTATCGCGAACATGTTAGCTATCTTGATCAAGAGAGCCAAAAGCACTATTCAGATTGGGGGATAGTTCCACACCTTGTACATGATGATCTATCTATTCTCTAATATACTGATGATACAATTCTCTTCATTGAACATGGTCTAAAAAATACCAAAAACATGATGCTTTTGCTCTACACTTTCAAGCAGCTCTCTCGTATGAAGATCAACTTTCACAAGAGCAAATTATTCTATTTTGGTGAGGCGCTGGATAATGCGGATCAATATGCGGAATTATTTGTATGTGCCAAGGGTGAACTACCCTTGCGCTACCTGGGAATTCTAATCCACTATCGTAAACTTCATAATTCGGATTGGAAAGGAGTAGAAGAACAGTTCAAGAAGAGGTTGAGTAGTTAGATGGGCAAGTATCTTTATACGAGCAGTAGACTTGTCCTTCTTAACTCAGTTCTCAGTAGCCTACTGGCatacatgatgtctttcttcCTAATTCTATGAAGGATACTTAAAAGACTGTACTGCTTTTATTCTAGATTCTACTCGCAAAGTGATAGTCATAAGAAAATGCATCACCTGCGAAATGGAGTGTCTTATGCAAACCTAAAGCTCAAAGTTGCTTAGGGATACAACACCTCTATGTACAAAATAACTCTTTACTATATAAATGATATataaatgactctataaattatTGACCAAAGAGGGGATTCGGCAGAACCTCTTACAAAAAAATGTCTTGGATCAAAAACCCTATCACAAGTCAGCTGGAAACCATGTGATTCTCATTTCTGGGTAGGATTGATGAAGGTGACGCAACATCTATTCCGCTTTGGTACATTCAATATTAGAGATGGATCACAAATAAGATTCCAGGAAGATATCTAGATGGGAAATTCACCCTTGAGCGATCAATATCCATGCTTGTACAATATAGCACGAACCAAACAAGACATTATTGCCAATATGTTACAATCTTACCCACCGAATATGTCATTTAGGCGGGATCTTATCGGCCCAAAATTGATAGCATGGAATGATATGCTTCCTCGTCTTATCAATATCACTCTAATACTAGAGCCAGATGAATTTCACTGGAATTtgaataaattcaaaaaattctcGGTGAATTCGCTTTACCGAGAACTTATACATAGTACCCAAAATAAATAGGCAACTATGAAAACTAAAAGTacctttaaaaataaaaattttcctATGGTACCTACATAAAGGTATACTACTAACAATTGATAATCTAATCAAAATACAATGACAAAGTAGTCAGAAGTGTtgcttttattaaaaaataagatgattaagcacctctttttttattattgtttTACGATATCTGCATGGTTTATCATTCAAGTAGCTTTGAGCCTTTAACCATTGCATAGTGATTCAAATATGTTTGGAAACTGACTTCATGGTCTTAGTAAACACTGAAAAGCCAAAGTAATGGTAGCAACAGTAGATTTTTGAACTCTCATTTGCAGATTATCTATACATGTACACGCTGACTCCGTACGTGGGTTGTGCTATAGCGGCAGGAGCATCGGGATAGTGTGGCATCGGAGTGTACTCTTTTGATGCGGGCGGCCAGGGACTTCTTTATCCGGTTTGGATGGCAGGCTAGGCTTCGGATTGATGCCCCTCACTAGACCACGAGTTGGATCATTACTCTTTGAATACTCTCTGGTTTTATGTTTTTGctgcttttttctttctcttttttttggctatgtgcATCTAAGCTATACAAAAGTCGGGAATAAGCACTTTTAAATTTGTGTCATCTTGATGTAAAGATAAGAGTCAATAAAATTTCCTTCATAAAAAAAGTATGATACATGGGACTATATGGACCAGAATCAATTGATTCCTATGCAATACAGTGTTAGCACCATAGGTCCGGAGAGATTTACTTTTGCAGATATTAGATGTTGAGACCAACATTGCTGATGTTAATTCCATTGTACATGATTGGGGCATACATCCACATGTCGTCAGAGCTCAACAACTGCACATAATTGTTTGAAACAAAGTTAGTGAAGTCCCTTTTTGCAGTATATATCACATTTATTTGGTTATTATACATCTTTAGTTTGATTGCATGGATATGTAGATGTACCCACCTTAATCTGAAGCTGCAAAAATTTGACATACTGTGCTGCTTCCTCGAGCATCGTACTAATGTCAACCTGTCAGATCATATTTAGCCAAGTTAGACAAGATTTTGTATTTACCAAAAAACATAACGAAATATATGGAACAGAAATCAATTTATTGCAGATAAATAGAGTTCCTATGAGGAACTTACTTTTGTTCCATTGGGAACCAAGTTCTGCAAAATTCTCAGTCTTTCAttgatcctctctctcctcttctgcAGAATTCACATGTGCACCAATCAAAATTCAGATACAAGCCCCTGAGTCACTTTGGAACTTGTTTTTGTTCCGTATAACTTTAGGAAAAATCTTCTGGTTTTTTTGTATTTACCCTTGCATAGAGACTCTGAGGATCAGTTGCTGCTCCACGGCTGGCCCTGGTGCCCGTCTTCTTCGAGCTTGAGTTCGCATTGCCTTCCAAATTTCCCTCCTCGGAGGTGCAACTGCTTGAGCTTTGCGTATCGACATAAGCGCTGCCGCCTTCGTCGTCGCCGGTAGAATTCTTTTTGCCAgccttcttgctcttctttgatgCCTGCATAGTATAAGAACTATTATAAGAATGTAAAGAAAACATTACAACTGAACTGGTCATTGATCCATAACTATTTCTGGGTGCATACCTTCGTGGCAGAACTAGACTTCCTCTTGTTAGTGGCCGGTGTATCGTTGGCTGCTTCTTCCTCTCTGACTGATGAATGGTTGCCATGTGCATGGCTCAGATCCTCACTATAGTATGGGATGGCGCAATGCGACTCGAAGTCGGTAGGTGGGAACGGATCCATAACCGGAAACTCAAAGCTCTCATAATTCTGAGCTGGATCAGGGAAAGTGGTAACACTAGAACTATGACCAGGTTGGGGCCAGCATTGTGGAGGGACGTCATAGTTCAGACAGCCAGAAGAGGAGTTGGAGTCGGTGTCGAGGCTAGGCAAGAACAGAGCTGCCATTGCCTCCATGGACTCATCCACGTGCTCGTACGTGAAGCAGTGATCATGAGCTCCAAGAAACGGTGCCATCATGTCGACTTCTATCGATGGCGCAGACGAAGTGTAGCGACTCTCCATTTCGGTAATGTGGGAGGCCTCAAGGCAGGGAAAGACAACAGCTTAGAGAAATGTTGCTGCTACAATGCCTGAGTGCTCCTGCCGTGTGTCTGCAGAGGGTTTTTGTAGGGTGCAGCTGGCCCCCATTGTTGACCAAGGATGATAGCTTCACAATCAGCACAAAATTGTCTGGCTTTTGGCAAATAAAAAGTTATCTCCAGAGTCAACCCAGTGAGGATGATTTTAAGTTGTTACTGCCGGATTCTTGATCTTGATACAGGCAGGATAATTAAAACCGCATGCTCCGCGATAGTACGAAGGTATTGTTTATCTTCGCCGCGAGAATGGTATGCTGAAATTTTTATCTTGGGGACGAGATTGGCTTGGCCATTCACGCAAATACTCATTACTCATCATATAGATCGTGGGGAGGGGTGGCGAGCTGAAGTGAGAGGTGGAAGGCAGGAGAGATAATGTGAATTAAGTTATTGTGTCTGTTATTAAGATGAGGTATCAGTAGATAACAGTTCATGCCTGTGTGAACTTGTGCTTCCCATGGAGGTTGCAGAAACAATTGTTCCCATTTCCAGCAACTTGAAGAGCTGCCAGATCCCCAAAATGGGGAGAAAAACAGATTCCATTGCGCAGAACTGCTGGGGCGACACAAATTTCTGTCTGCAGTTTTGCTATTGTAAAATGCATGTGGGTTCAATTATAACTTCAAGTTGTCATCGATTGTGGCAAATTGTTTCTATTCGTAATTAGGTTATTGTCAGATTTGGTCAGTGGTGACTAATCTTGTACTATGTCCTCCACAGCACCAATTAAATATAGGCGTAAGTGTTCCTTCTCTGTTTTGCCAATGCTAACTAATTTTCAGGAAGCACACGCTTACTCTCTCTAATTCCAGTCAAAGGGGTTGCATCGGTTCCAGGCAATATTGTTGGAATATAATCATTCTTAGCAATTTAATATATGTACTCAGTTTTCGAATAGCCAAACACTACAATTGGCATCAATTGTATGATCTACTGTCTGGTCATTGTACACCTATTTTTACTAGAGCCTGCAGTTGACATGTTGTGTACTTGAGAATATTTCGAGTACTCTGTTCTTTGCAAATAATTAGCAGAATTCAACTTGAATCGCCCACTTATTTGATTGACATCATACTTTGTTAAAGAAACTTATCATTAGCACAATTTGTTGTACTTAAATTCCAGTTTAGTTGCCCTACTTGTCTTGGTATAGATCTTATCGTGAGAAAGTGAAGTTATTCTCAGGAGGTGTTTCTTGGAGTTGTATTGTGTATAGTCATTTTTCTCGTTCGGGGGCGGTGTACTGTTTGTTTgagtttaactttttttttaatatagtaAGCAAATCTACTGCCTGTTtgtttaaaaaaagaataagtaattttgatttttttttcatgtacttCTATAGTTAGGCATCAAATCATGtgtatttgtttttgttttgctcGTTGTACACCCTTTCTAACTGGAGCTCTGGAATTGATTTGGTGTGCACTTTATAACCTTAAGCTCACAAGATTATGTACCATGTGTTTTTCTTTAATAGTATTGTGTACTTTGCAATACTCTGCAACAATCAATTAACTTGAACCGCCacttacataaaaaaaaactcgaccaaccTAGGAGAAACTAGGCATCATTAAAGCTATTCAAATGGCTCGTGCCTATTGGGTCAGCCCGAGACTCAACACTGTAGACATGGTTCAGGCACAACACGATGCCACGAGTCGTGCTTGGACCGAGCGCGTGACATGACATGGCCCGGCTGAGCCAGGCCGGCACATGCACAGCCCAGCCCAGTCGGCACGGGCACGACACGGACAACACGCCTAGGCCCGTCAGGCACGTGGCCCGGCTCGGCACGgtacggcacggcacgacccacCAAAATCCATTGTGCGTGGGGTCAGCCTGGCGGGGCACGATTGGCACGAGTGGACCGGCTGGGCACGTGGAGGCACGATCGGGTTAACGTGTTGAATAGGTATTGCTCGTTAATCCACTAACCCATTTATATTGAATTTTGTAGTTGTTTTGTGACTGTTTGGactctaaaaaatttattttttttgcaaaaatcaccattttttagctataaatagagaaccACCATACCCTTTCATTTAATACCAGCAACAAtattttctctcttattttctcctctcattcttATTTCAAAGTTCCTAAGAATTTACGATAATTTGTCAAagttagtttgaattgttgccaaaaatctTAGAAATTCCAACACTCTCATCCTATTGCCTTGAAGAAAACTTATTGATTTTTTGAATCgttgttctttcttgtttctttcattcattgtttgttatttgattatttctaactcagaatatttgaattttttttagtgtcaTTCGATATTAACCATAGACATCGGTGGTCATGATCATGATAATACGTCCATTaatcaagattttttttcttcaaggactTGAAGGGGACTACGGCTCCTTTGATAGTAGTGCTACAGGTGACGCACTCGACCGTGACCCTCCAACAGCAactccatcgtcaggctctacaagtgcacacacgTCAGCAAGCACtagctctaaaagatcaagagccactACTTCCAAACTTTggcaagattttgaaaagatctacaaagaggaagacgGGGTAAATATCcggtatgctaagtgttatatttgcaaaaatgaattatctgcaaagcccttaGGTGGAATGGGACACTTGGAGAGGCACAccacaacttgcaagcgaaaAAGTGGAGCAACTatgaagcagacggtgctgCAGTATAACCCCGACAGCTCTGTacgtcattgggagtatgactaCACTAATGCTTGAAAAGAGCTATGTcacttcattgcaagagcggatctaccactcaacatcggtGAGTCTACTACATTtaaagattacattaagcaagctcataatcctagatTCATGCATGTTTCTAGatagacaactagtagggatatggtaaaatactataatgcgtgtcgtagcaagcttaaagaaatgttgcaaacatatACATTTTTAGTTTCTTTGACGTCGGACATACAGGCAGGTagagctagagaggattatcttagtgtggttactcattttgttaataatgattgagaactagaaaaaagaataataaCTTTCTAGTTAATTGACAACGTgtataccggtgaaaatattgctgaaaaaatatctcaagtaatTAAAGACTTTGGcctcacaaataaatatattttctatcactttagataacaccggtgcaaactctagagcaatggatattcttactccgttgtttagtgcATATGCTGAATATTACTTGTTACATcgacgttgtgcttgtcatattatcaatcttatagtaaaattcgGTTTAAAGAGGTTGTCGCAATACCTAGATGATTtttgtactgcaatatcttttgtgaactcctctaaccaacgaattgcagcatataagcaATATTGTGTTGCGATATGTGTGTGTGCACATAAATTTGCTATGGACATACCGGTAAGAtgaaactctactttcttgatgtaaaaaatattgcaccatataagagcatatttggtgtatttattcatacacactatcatcagtATGGGGGTCACACTTTACTCACATAAGCacattggtatgttgccgaaaggatactagagtatcttgattttttttttatgattcaactatgAGTTTATCagaagtttattatccaacatcttgtttagtagtgcataatattgttaaaattgctactcatttaaatagctatgaaaatgacaatcttctaaaagattgtgtagttcctatgaaatctaaattcttgtagtattagaaagaaattcctttggtGTAcgtctttgcctttattttagaccctagagctaaaattgcagttTTCTGTAGAGTTATCTCAATTCtgggtgatgctcttggccacgatTATTTTAGTTATTATACTAATgctcgttctaagttattcgaagtttatagtaaatatgaaacaaagtatgatGGAGTTcacctgcaacgacctccactagcacccacaacaagtaagaagatgacAACGTAGGGAcaatttggtgcaggttcttcatcaagaagttcagactcgtTGTAATGATTGTCTACAAGTGCTAGAATTCCAACATTCGGATGGGAGCTAACTACGTTCATTGATAGCGATATTATCAACCattaacaagaaaacttcaacatattgcaatggtggcatgagcacaagatgaattatccagtgctttcactgttaccACGAGATTTATAAATGGTTCCCATAtatacagtttcttctgagacTGTCTttagtcttactggaaggataatcgaagagagaagaacaagtctGTCAAATGAGATGGTGAAAATgctcaccatagtaaaagactAGAAACAAACTGAAGCACAAATGCAACACACTGTAGAAAATACTGAGTTTGAAGCTTCATTAAAAAATTTGaatctagatgttgatgagaatgtgtaatttttaattttccgAGCTAGATTGTactattttttcctttgctgaaaagatttttaatgaggcaacctatcaataaaagcttatttttagaattaattatgtgttcctattatttctaattttttttattacttttatgatttttattttttcaaaaacgACTAGGACCCTCCACCCACCTCTCAATCTCtcgtcttggcctataaatagccacaAGCCACGCACAGAGCCACCATCCCAAACTCTCTCCCAGTGAACAACAAAGTCACTTGCTCACTTcaacaaaataatttcatactttcattcatggatcaagacgtcgAGAATTCGCATGTATAGTTCTGGATGTAGCGACATTTTGGAAAGGTCTTTAGAAAAATTAATGGGGAACATATAAGATTTGCTAAGTATAATATATGAAGCCATGAAGTAGGTGCCAGATCTACAAATaaaacgggacacttgaggaagcatattaaatattgcaagcaaaattatGGGATTTCTAaagaaaccatgtaattttcggagcaaatattatacatttttttccttctagtagaaagatTTTTTACGAGCCAACCAATCATTTTTATccattttttataatttttggaaatttttaactatttttttatttttttatcttcatagTGCTGTCGGGACGATCGTGCCTCTGTCGTGCCGCCGGGCCATAACCTTACCCGGACCAGTCCAACACAGCATGGTGACTGACGGGTCGTGCTGTGGACCGAGAGCATGGCACACAGGCTGACAAAGCACGATCTATTTAACTAAGCGGACCTGTCAAATCGTGCCATAACTAGGTTGTACTTAGCTAGGCCTGTGCCGGCCGACCCGACTGGTCTATAATAGtctatacatacacatacgTCCACACTATCAATTAAATTCCTAACCGCCAATTACCTGATTGGCGCATATTTTAGCAATTCAACTTGTCGTACTTTCTTTTACTTACATTTCAATTCAACTGTACTACTTAATATTGCATATCATATCACGAGAGACTAGCATTTGTACTTCTGGAATTGCCTACAGCACATaggttctttaaaaaaaattaacggtAGATCCAAGAAGTCAATAAGTACTGTTTGATCATGTGTACTTGGGAATCTTAAACCCACAAGATTATACCATATACTGTGCTTCAAGTATTCTGCTTTTGCCAAAGTTTGCAGCAATCAACTTGAAATGTCCACTTATCTGGTTGGCATCATACTTTATTAATGAAATTTATCGTGCTCAAAATTAGATTTAATCATAATACTTGTTTAGTACTCTCTACTTTGGAAATAATCTTAAACAAGAAGTTCACCGATCTGATTTGCgctatattattattatcgaCAGTTGTcatacttttttatttatcatgATTTTAGGGACtattaagttttttttaacatatgcTGCTTGTACTACTTGGATCTGTTTGAACTGCATTGGTACTATTTAAAAATCATGTTAGCTCCAGGAAGTCAATGGACAGATCGTCTGTACTTTGTATCATCTGTTTCTATTCTACTCTATGCATTTCGGCCATTGTTGGATCAATAGGGGccataacaattttttttcaaactttgtTCAGTTGAAATTTATTTGTGTATAATCTTAACTGGAAAAACTGTAATTCATTTTCCTTAGTAGTCAAGACTTCTTTAAGATATTTAGtagccaaaaaaataaagagaatatagagAAATTCCATGATGAATTCTGTCGGCTAGAAGTCAAGGATAAAAATTATTAGTGTGCCTCAAATATTTGATGTTAACACTAACCAGGAAAACTGAGAAGGCAAGgaaaaaatatagtaaaatgCATAAGACCTTTTGACCTCCTTTTGTCCTCCAGAAAGATAAGTTGCAGCTAACTCAATGTCAGCTAATATTGTTGCCATTTGTTGAGGTGGTATATATAATTAACAGTGAATCATTTGATGAATCATTGAATTTTCGCTAATATTGGCTGAGGTTGACTCTTAGTTaataaaaagagaaggaagTTTCCTAGATGTCACTAAACCAGGGTAATGGATCTCTCTGATTTATTAAGATGATTCAAATTTAATTAGATTGCCCTTCCTCGTGTGTTTCTCCTGGCTTTTCTCATGCATGGAACCTGCTTCAATTATACGCATTTTGCCAGTTCAATGCAAAGAATTAGTGAAGTTTACTTAGAACAACTATGTTCCGATACATTGGATACTATTTTTAAAACAGTTCTTACACAGGAGGATTAATGATATATAGTTGGGGTTAATGCAAGAACTAAAAATGTTTGATCTTGGCTGTCACTGTTGTCACCAATCCAGGCAGCAAATCTTGTGTTGGAATAACACCACACATTTGGAATCCATCCGGATTTGCCAGCACTCTAGGTTCACTGTATTAGACAAGAATTACACCTAGTATTTCACTAAAATTAtacagcatttttttttttctgattccaATCAAACGCGTCTCTGCTCCACAAGAACTATTAAAAGGATAGGCTTGATCAGTTGTTGTCTCACTATGATGTACTGTTGTAGACTTGTGCTACAGCTGCTTAAGAGTTTTAATGACACAACATTATATTAACATATTAGGAAGATGCACGTACTACCCATAAGAGGACGATTATCAAAACTGGGGCAATTTCTTTAATGACTATTCGATTCTTCTCATGTTTGACAAGATTAAACTACAACCACCTATCCCTAACCACCTAGCATCCAATTAACTCATTGTCTGGTTTACTAGTAACTAACTGGATGAGATAAACTAAGCACTCAAGTACAAGTGTAGAACTCCATGGATCAAAACAGAAACTTCACTTAACTATTGAGTTTATTATTAAACATCAA from Phragmites australis chromosome 14, lpPhrAust1.1, whole genome shotgun sequence includes these protein-coding regions:
- the LOC133891566 gene encoding transcription factor RSL2-like; this translates as MESRYTSSAPSIEVDMMAPFLGAHDHCFTYEHVDESMEAMAALFLPSLDTDSNSSSGCLNYDVPPQCWPQPGHSSSVTTFPDPAQNYESFEFPVMDPFPPTDFESHCAIPYYSEDLSHAHGNHSSVREEEAANDTPATNKRKSSSATKASKKSKKAGKKNSTGDDEGGSAYVDTQSSSSCTSEEGNLEGNANSSSKKTGTRASRGAATDPQSLYARKRRERINERLRILQNLVPNGTKVDISTMLEEAAQYVKFLQLQIKLLSSDDMWMYAPIMYNGINISNVGLNI